In Erinaceus europaeus chromosome 10, mEriEur2.1, whole genome shotgun sequence, one DNA window encodes the following:
- the SIT1 gene encoding signaling threshold-regulating transmembrane adapter 1, translating to MSSSNNCTEVKTSHPQGLQGGIPPFPEAWGLWALLGAVTLLLLISLAAHLSTWIRGRSKSPPGQDRSGESAEEAPLYGNLHYLQTGRLSQESRPDQQAPTSGGAARAAEEAMCYTSLQLRPPQARIPSPGTPIKYSEVVLDSESKPQTAVAAAAVTAGPEPELYASVSAQTRRARASFPDQAYANSQPAPS from the exons ATGAGCAGCAGTAACAACTGCACGGAGGTCAAGACCAGCCACCCACAGGGGCTTCAAGGCG GAATCCCCCCCTTCCCCGAGGCTTGGGGACTGTGGGCCCTTTTAGGGGCTGTGACGCTGCTGCTTCTCATCTCCCTGGCTGCACACTTGTCCACATGGATTCGTGGCCGGAGCAAGAGTCCCCCAGGACAGGACCG CTCAGGAGAGTCGGCGGAAGAGGCCCCACTGTACGGGAATCTGCATTATCTGCAGACAG GACGGCTGTCTCAGGAATCAAGGCCAGACCAACAGGCTCCAACATCTGGAGGTGCCGCCAGG GCTGCCGAGGAGGCGATGTGCTATACCAGTCTGCAACTGCGGCCTCCTCAGGCTCGGATCCCCAGCCCCGGAACCCCCATCAAGTACTCAGAGGTGGTGCTGGACTCTGAGTCGAAGCCCCAGActgcggtggcggcggcggcggtgacAGCAGGTCCAGAGCCAGAACTGTACGCCTCAGTGAGCGCCCAGACCCGCAGGGCCCGGGCTTCCTTTCCGGACCAGGCCTATGCCAACAGCCAGCCTGCCCCCAGCTGA